In Leishmania mexicana MHOM/GT/2001/U1103 complete genome, chromosome 20, one genomic interval encodes:
- a CDS encoding phosphoglycerate mutase-like protein: protein MSFTFCRFFCSVGIGFAASPLLRGAAVALCETVKPAAPPGMGSAAHISANSLVNHLFDEDPLPTKEELQYIKTWGVPWVEDWDRPGNRGIRADRSASHQRQIVMIRHGQYGNEGINDDKIHRLTPLGERQARETGVYLRRLFEESDKRKKLNAIYRQARRAHKQAKSDGASEEQLTQLERKMDEARLALCGAGGIFVDAMPMAVHVSDMTRAKQTADLILEAFPEDVRLRKDVDPQLRERIPCAVQPARSFTPSAEDMHIAETVFERYFHRPLESGTSVEIIVGHANMIRYLTMRALQLPPEAWLRTSLPHCSVTTITIRGTGHVSLVGMGSYGHLPPDMVTVSNVK from the coding sequence ATGTCTTTTACCTTCTGCCGGTTTTTTTGCAGTGTTGGGATCGGCTttgccgcgtcgccgctccTTCGGGGAGCCGCCGTGGCTCTATGCGAGACCGTGAAgcccgcggcgccgcctggcATGGGTAGCGCTGCTCACATATCCGCCAATAGCCTTGTGAACCACCTCTTCGACGAAGATCCGCTGCCGacgaaggaggagctgcagtaCATCAAGACGTGGGGCGTGCCATGGGTGGAGGATTGGGATCGTCCAGGGAATCGCGGAATCAGAGCGGATCGCAGTGCGTCCCATCAGCGGCAGATCGTCATGATCCGCCACGGTCAGTACGGCAACGAAGGCATAAATGACGACAAAATTCATCGCCTCACTCCGCTAGGCGAGCGACAGGCCCGCGAGACCGGTGTTTACCTGCGCAGGCTCTTTGAGGAGAGCGATAAGCGGAAGAAGCTTAACGCAATTTACCGTCAGGCTCGGCGAGCCCACAAGCAGGCAAAGAGTGACGGTGCCTCTGAGGAGCAGTTGACTCAGTTGGAGAGGAAGATGGATGAGGCGCGCCTGGCGCTGTGTGGCGCTGGTGGCATCTTCGTCGATGCAATGCCGATGGCAGTGCATGTCTCGGACATGACCCGTGCAAAGCAGACCGCCGACTTAATTCTAGAAGCGTTCCCAGAAGATGTGCGGCTACGTAAGGACGTGGATCCGCAGTTGCGGGAGCGCATTCCATGCGCCGTCCAGCCAGCGCGCTCCTTTACCCCCTCCGCGGAGGACATGCACATCGCCGAGACCGTCTTTGAGCGGTACTTTCACCGGCCCCTCGAGTCTGGAACCTCTGTCGAGATCATCGTCGGCCACGCCAATATGATTCGCTATCTCACCATGCGGGCACTGCAGCTGCCTCCCGAGGCGTGGCTGCGCACCTCCCTGCCCCATTGCAGCGTCACAACCATTACGATCCGCGGCACCGGTCATGTGAGCTTGGTCGGTATGGGCTCATACGGTCACCTTCCTCCGGACATGGTGACGGTCTCGAACGTCAAGTAG